The Gemmatimonadaceae bacterium genome contains the following window.
TGCCCGTCACGAGCACGGTCGCCCCTCGGGAAGGGGCCACGGCCAGCGCCCGCTCGAAATCGCGCTCGACCTCGGCGCTCCAGCCCCGTGAGCGCGCGTACTCCAACACCTCGCTGCTGACCCAGGCCCGGCTGGCGGGCGCCGTCGGCGCGTCCGTGAGCACGAAGTGGTCCACCTCGCCCGCGAGGGCCGAGAGCATCCCCCGCCAGTCCTTGTCGCCAAGGACGCTCACGAGTGCTACGACGGGCCTCGGCGGGGCCACGGCACGCAGGGTCAGCGCGGTCACGGCGGAACCATCGGGATTGTGCGCCACGTCGAAGATCCAGGCGCCGTGGCGGGAGAAGCGTCCAGGCAGGGTCACGTCGCGGAACGCCGGGACGTCCTCTGCGATCGGTCGGCGGAGGTCCCCCGGCAAGGCATCGAGCATCGTGAGGGCGGTCATCGCGTTCTGCGCCTGATGGCGCCCAGGCAGGCCCGTCACGACCTCGAACGACTCAGCGCCTCGCATCCACGTAAACCGGGTCCCCACAGCCGTGACCTCGATGGCCGCCGCCGAGCCCTCGTCGGCGACAATCCGAACCGGTGCGGCCCCGCGCCGGGCGGCCTCGGAGGCCAGCAAGGCGCGAATCTCCGGATCCGGCTCCCCCACCACCGCCGGCGCACCCTGCTTGTAGATCCCGGCCTTCTCCGGCGCGATGGTCTCGCGCGTCGTGCCCAGCCACTCGGTGTGGTCGATGCCAATGCCCGACACGCCCGCCACCAACGGATGCACCACGTTCGTCGCGTCGAGCCGCCCGCCGAGCCCGGTCTCGATCACCGCCACGTCGACGCCCGCATCGGCAAAGAGCTGGAATCCCATCGCCGTGGTCGCCTCGAAGAACGTCACGCCCAGACGGTCAACCGTCGGCGTCCAGCGCTCGAGCCACGCCTTGATCAGCGCGTCCTCGACCGGTCGCCCGTCCACCACGAAGCGCTCGCGGAAGTGGACCAGATGCGGCGACGTGTACTTGGCCACGCGAAGCCCCCGCGCGCGCAGCGCGCCCTCCAGCAGCGCGCAGACACTACCCTTCCCATTGGTGCCGGCGATATGCAGCACGCGCAAGCGATGCTGCGGGTTCCCGCACTCGGCGAGAAACGCAGTGACGCGCTCGAGCCCCAGCTTCCATTGACCCGTCGTGCGCGCAAACAGCGCGTCGAGCGCGGCCTGGTAGGCCGCGTCGGTCATCGCAGGCTCAGTTCGAGGACCAGCCGACCGCCGCCGGCTTGCCGCTCATATGGCGCAGCAGTTGGCCCACCGTGCGCTTGAGCTGATGGCGATGCACCACGCGGTCCACCATGCCGTGCGTGAGCAGGAACTCCGCCGTCTGGAATCCCTCGGGCAGGTCCTGGCCGAGCGTCTGCTTGATCACGCGAGGCCCCGCGAAGCCAATGACCGCACCGGGCTCGGCGAGGATGGCATCGCCCAGCATCGCGTAGGAGGCACTCACGCCACCCGTGGTGGGGTTTGTCAGGATAGACACATACGGGATGCTGCGCTCACCCAGCTGCGCGAGCACGGCCGAGCTCTTGGCCATCTGCATCAAGGAGAGCACGCCTTCCTGCATGCGCGCGCCGCCAGAGGCCGAGATGATGATCAACGGCCACTTCTTCTCCAGCGAGCGCTGGCCGAGCCGTGCGATCTTCTCGCCGACCACGGAGCCCATCGACCCGCCCATGAAGGCGAAGTCCATCACACCTAGGTTCACGGGCATCCCGTCCATCAGGCCACCGACGGCGAGAAGGGCGTCGCTTTCGCCCGCCTTGTCGAGGGCCTTCTTCAGGCGCCCGGGATACTCGGGGAAGCCGAGCGGGTCCACCGACTTGAGGTCAGCCTCCTTCTCGTCGATCGACCCCTCATCGAGCAGCAACGCCACGTACTCGTGAGCCCGAATGCGACGGTGGTAGTCGCAATTGGGGCACACGTTGTGGTTGCGCACGAACTTCTCGCGGATGTCCGTGTGGTCGCAGGCCTCGCACTTCTCCCAGGCATCGGGCGGGATCTCGAGGCGCGCGGCGCGCGGCGGACGGGGCTTCTTCTCCTTGCGGAACCAGGCCATTCAGGAAAACTGTCGACCCGTGACCTATATCACCAGCCCGTCGGCCCGGCCCCGGCCCTCGGCTGAGACCAGCACCAGGATGCCCACGCTGAGCCAGCAGGACAGCATGAAGGAGCCGCCGTAGGAGAAGAACGGCAGCGGGATGCCGGTGATGGGCATCAGCCCGATGGTCATCCCCACGTTCACGAGGATGTGCGTGAACAGGGCCGCCGTCACGCCGAAAGCGGCCAGTGAGGCGAAGGGATTGGCGGCGCGGCCCGCGATGCGGATGGTGCGCAGCAGGAACACAGCGAACAGCGAAAGCACCAGCGCCACGCCGAAGAACCCAAACTCCTCGCCCACCACGGCATAGATGAAGTCCGTGTGCTGCTCGGGGAGGAAAGCGAGGCGCTTTTGTGTGCCGTCGGTGAAGCCCTTGCCGAAGAACCCACCGGACCCGATGGCCACCTGCGATTGGATCAGGTGGTAGCCGGAGTTGCGCGGATCACTCGACGGATCGAGAAACACGAGTAGTCGCCGCTGCTGGTACGGGTTGAGCTTGTCCCAGAGAATGGGCGCGAATACGCCCATCACCACGTTCGCGCCGACCAGCGCAGAGCTCTCGATCCACGACGGCCGCTTCCACGCCACCAGCGCCAGCAGCAACAGGAACCACGCTCCCCACACCCCCGTGCTGAACGCCAGCACCAGCGAGACGCCGGGACTCGCCGCCATCAGCAGCAGCGGCCAGCTCACGCCACTCCAGTAGAGCATCGCGAAGAAGATGCCGATGAACACGAGGCCCGTGCCGAGGTCCGGCTGCGCCATCACCAGGAGCCAGGGAATGCCAACGATCAGCGCGGGCCGCCACAGGCCAAACAGGCTCGCGGCCGCCACGCGCTGCGCAGAGAGCACGCGGGCCATCATCAGGACCGTGGCGATCTTCGCGATCTCGGCTGGCTGGCCAATGCGCACACCACCGATGGCCAACCAGCTCTTCGTGCTAGCGGCCGTGCCCGCGCCCGTGCCGATGACCAGCAGCAGGAGCAACATCACCAGCGCGGCGAGGTACAGCGGCAGGGAGGCCCACTCCAATGCGCGAACGGAGAGCCGGGACATCCCCCACATCACCCCGAGCCCAAGCCCCGCCCACACCAGCTGCGTGCGCCACAGGCCCGAGACGAAGTTCGGCACGTCGGTCTGGCCGGCCGAGTAGACCATGGCGATGCCCAGCGCCGTGAGTGCGCAAGCGAGGGCCACCAAGGGCCAGTCGGTGGGCACCACGCCCTGCCCCGAGCGGAACGAACCCGTGTGGCGCATCAATCGCCGTCCGTCGGCGGCAGGGAGACCACCGTCACCTTGAGGTAGTGCTCCATGATCCGCGACGCGAGCCGAGCGGCGCGCGACCCGTGGCCACCGAACTCAAGCATCAGGGCCACGACGATCTTGGGATCCTCGGCAGGGGCGTAGCCGACGAACCAGGCGTGGTCGTTGATCGCATCCTGCGCGTTCTGCGCGGTGCCGGTCTTGCCCGCCACGACAATGCCGTCCAACCGTGACCCGCGCGCCGTACCCCGACCGACCACATCCGTGAGCGCCTGCTGCAGGCCCTGCAGCTGCTCTGGACGCAATGAGAACAGGCGGTCGCGCTGCACCTCCCCTCGGACCACCTCGGGCCGCGCGGCCTCGCCGTCCGTGGCCAGCGCCGTGTAGAACCGGGCCATGTTCGCCACGGTCTGCGAATTCTCGCCCTGGCCAATCGACAGGTTCAGGATCACACCCTGCGACCACCCTTGCGGACCGAACAGTCGGTCGTAGTACTGCCGCGCCGGATCCGTGGGGAACAGGGGCCGCGTCTCGGCCGGCAAGTCGATGCCCGAGCGCTCACGCGAGCCCAGCCGGATGCCGCCCGCCACCAGCTCCTGCAGCCCGATCTTCTGCCCAAGCTGGTAGAAGTAGACGTCGCAGGATCCTTCGATGGCGCCCGCGAGGTCTACGTTGCCGTGGCCATCCGGCTTGTGGCAGCGGAAGAAGCGATTCCCGAACTGGAGACCGCCGGTGCACGGGACCTCCATGTGGTCGTCGATCTCCACCAGCCCCCGCTCCATCGCGATGATGGCGGTCTGCAGCTTCCACACTGAGCCAGGCGGATACGTGCCCTTGATCGCCTTGTTGTACAGCGGCTTGCGCGGATCCTCCTGCAACTGCGTCCAATACGCCTGCGGGATGCCGCCGATGAACTGGTTGGGGTCGAACGTCGGCGCAGAGTGCAGCGCGAGCACCTCGCCCGAGCGCGGCTCCATCGCCACGACGCCGCCGATCAACGAATCGCCGAAGAGGCGGTACACGAAGCGCTGCAGGTCGAGGTCGATGTTCGTGTACAGCGGCGGCGGCGCCTCGGGCTCGAGGTCCGGCCGCGCCTCCTCCCGCACGATGCGTCCGCGCGCGTCCACTTCCACGAAACGAGCACCCTCGCGCCCGCGCAGGCGATCCTCGTACTGCCGCTCGATCCCGTCCTTGCCCACCTGCTGCCCCGCCTTGTACTCGGCGTAGCGCTCCTGCCCCAGCTCCGTCTCGCTGATCTCGCCCGTGTAGCCGACCAACGCGGACACCGCGGGTCCGTCGGGATAGTAGCGCTTGGGCGCCGACTGGATGATCAGGCCCGGGAACTCGACGCGCCGTTCCTCCAGCGCGCTCACCAGCTCAAACGACGCGTCGGGAAACAGCACCACCGGGCGAACCGGCTCGCGCCGATAGCGACGCACCGCCGCCCCCACCTGCTCGGGCGTCACCGGCACCACGTCGCCGATCCGGCGCATCATCACGCGCAGCGAGTCCTCGTTGCGCACCAGTACCGAGATGGCGTAGCCGGGGATGTTCTCCGCAATGACGCGCCCCGTGCGGTCGAGGATGTTGCCGCGCGGCGCCGGCACCGGCAGCTCGCGCAGGCGATTCTCCTCGGCCTTGAGATAGAAGCGCGAGCCCTGCAGCACCTGCGTGCGGAAGAACGCCGAGGCGATGACGAGAAAGACCAACAGCAGCAGTGCCGAGGCGATGCGTCCACGTTCCTGAACCGCGTTGGGATGGAAGCTCATCGCGTCCTCCGTTGGTCGAGGGCGGGCCGAAGCACCGCCGCGACCACCAAGCCCACCAAGGCGGTGGCCAACGCCGACGCCGGCGTCCAGGCCACCAGCTGCCACACCAGTGCGCTGCCACCGAGCCGCTGCTCGGCCACAATCGAGATCAGGTCAAAGGCCAGCTTGCCGAGGAAGACGAACACGGCGGTCAGCGCCAGGTCGTCCACGAAGAAGGCGGCCTTGAGCCGCGAGGCGCCAAATGCCATCAGCGTCATCGCCAGGGCACCCGCGCCGAGGGCTTCCGGCGTCATCGCATCGAGGACGAGGCCGACGCAGAAGCCCACCACCGAGGCCACGGCCGGCCGCGCGCGCACCGCCACCAGCAGCACGCCGATGACGAGGAAGTCCACACCCGCGCGCCAATCGAGCAACGGGCGCAGCGTGAAGTGCAGCGCGACCATCAGCACGAGCACGACGGCGACGAGGATGCCGCGGGACCAGTTCACGGCTGCTCCCGGCCGATAGGTGTTGGCACGGGCGATGCGGCGCTGGAGGAGTCAGAGGCAGCGGCGGATGCCGGCGGCAGCGTATCCGCGGCCGCCGGTGACGGCTGCGCGCTGCGCGCCCGCTGCGCCGCCACGCTGTCCGCCGCCGCACGCACGCGCCGCTGCAGCGCCTCGGCCTCAGGCCGCCACACGCTCTCGACTTCCTCGCCGATGCGCTCGCGCGAGAGCACCATCACCGAGGTGATGTCCGACGGCCGTACCGCCGGCCGCACGAGATAGCTACGCGCCCAGGGCCGGCCCGTCTGCAGCGGCCGTAGGATCGTGCCGATCATCACGCCACGCGGGAAGATCCCACCGAGGCCGGAACTCACCACTGGCGTCCCGGCGCGCAGCGGCGCCCGCGACGAGACGCCGTGCAGCTCCAGCAGCCATTGCTCCGCCCCGTCACCCTCGTGCGCGCTGATCAAGCCAAACGCGTTGCCGTCGAGCGTCGTGGCGCTGACCCGGAATTCCGGGTGCGGCCAGACAAGGGCCACGCTCGTGCGCTCATCCACCGTCTCAATCATGCCGACGATGCCATCGGCGGCGACCACGGCGCTCAGCCGCTCGACACCCTGCGCCGCACCCGCGGAGAGCAGCAGCGTGTGGTCATCACCCAGGCCGCGGATGGCCAATGCCTCGGCGGGCGTATAGCCCCAGCGGAGCGCACGGCCCAGGCCAAGGAGCTCGCGGAGTCGCGAGTTCTCCGCCTCGACGGCACTCAATCGCATCGCGCGCTCGGCGACGCTATCGGCCACGACGCGCAACGAGTCGTTCGTGGCCAGCGCGCGCTTGGCCACCGAGGCGCGCTCCTGCAGCATGGCCAGCGGGCCCACGAGATTGCGGCGGATTGTGCCCGCCACGGCATCACGCGGCGCCGGCGGCAGCACGAGCAGGACCAGCGCAGCGACGACGCAGGCGGCAGCGACGATGGTATCGGTGGCGGAATCCGCCCGAGCCCCGCGCGGCACGCTACCGGCCCGTCATCAGGTGCTGAGCACCGACCAGTACTTCGCCTCGTCGTCGAGGATCCGCCCCGTGCCGCGCACCACGCAGGTCAGCGGGTCCTCGTCCACGTGGATCGGCAGGCCGGTCTCCTGCGTGAGCAGCACGTCCAGCCCGCGGATCAGCGCGCCACCGCCCGTCATCACGATGCCGCGGTCCACGATATCCGACGCCAGCTCCGGCGGCGTGATCTCCAGCGCACGGCGCACCGCGTTCACGATCTGCTGGATCGGCTCCTGCACCGCCTCGCGGATCTCCGCCGAGTGCACGCGCACCGTCTTCGGGATGCCCGAGACGAGGTCGCGGCCCTTCACTTCCATCTCGCGCTCCTCGCCAAGCGGCGCGGCCGATCCGATCTGGATCTTGATCTGCTCCGCCGTCGGCTCGCCGATCAGCAGGTTGTAGCTCTTGCGCATGAACTGCACAATGCTCGCGTCGAGCTCGTCGCCGCCCGTGCGGATCGACGTGTCGGACACGATGCCCGAGAGCGCGATCACCGCGATCTCCGTCGTGCCGCCACCGATGTCGATCACCATGTTGCCCGTCGGCGTCTCCACCGGCAGGCCGACACCGATCGCCGCCGCCATCGGCTCGGCGACCATGAAGACTTCCTTCGCGCCCGCGCCCAGCGCCGAGTCACGCACGGCGCGCTTCTCCACCTCGGTAATGCCCGAGGGCACGCACACGATGACGCGTGGCTTCACCTTGAACACGTGGTTCTTGATGATGAGCTCAAGGAAGAAGCGCAGCATCTTCTCGGTGACATCGAAGTCGGCGATCACGCCGTCCTTCATCGGGCGCACGGCGATCACGCCTTCCGGCGTGCGGCCGAGCATGCGCTTCGCTTCCAAACCGACGCCTTTGATCTTCTTCGTCTCGCGATCGATCGCGACGACGCTGGGCTCATTCAGGACAATGCCTTCGCCCTTCACGTAGATGAGCGTGTTCGCCGTTCCCAAGTCGACGGCGATGGCATTCGCCGGCAAAAAACCACCGCTTTGGAAGAACGGCCACTTCAGAGGCAATGTCGGATTCTCGCGCGTCCGGGGATACGGAAGACGCCTGAGGCGGGAGGAGGCAACTACTTATCAGAGCGGAAGTTAGTTCGGGGAGAGGGGGGCTACAAGGCGGACCCTTTAGGATGCGGGATTCGGGCTGCGGGGGGGGGCTTCAACAGCAGCCGTGAGTTGTGAGTGGTGAGTCATGAGTGCCGTTTCTCACGACTCACAACTCACGACTCACGACTTCCCGAAACCTCGCGACGAGCCCCGCCCAGAACGCAAAACGGGGGCCCGACCACAGGTCGAGCCCCCGTTCCCGCATCCCAAGCTCGCCGTTATTTCACGAACTTGGACGCCTCGTGGTACTCCATCCCAAACGCCTCGGCCACGCCGGCGTAGGTCACCTTCCCCTCCACGACATTCAGCCCCTTGAGCAGCGCCGGATCCTCCTTCAGCGCCTGCTTCCAGCCCTTGTTGGCCAAGCGGAAGGCATAGGGGAAGGTCGCATTGGTCAGGGCCAGCGTCGAGGTGCGCGGCACCCCGCCCGGCATGTTGGCCACGCCGTAGTGGATGATCCCGTCCACCGTGTAGACCGGGTTCTCGTGCGTGGTGGCCTTGATGGTCTCTACACAGCCACCCTGGTCGATGGCCACGTCGACGATGACCGAGCCCGGCTGCATAAGCTTGAGGTCCTCGCGGCGAATCAGCTTGGGCGCCTTCGCACCCGGCAGCAGCACGCCGCCGACCACGAGGTCGGCCGTCGAGATGGCCTCGAGGATGTTCGCGCGGTTCGAGAAGATCGTCTGCACGTTGGCCGGCATCACGTCGTTTAGGTAGCGCAGGCGTGGCAGCGAGGTGTCGAGGATGATCACCTTGGCGCCCATGCCGGCGGCCATCTTGGCCGCGTTCACACCGACCACGCCGCCACCGATGACCACCACCTTCGCCGGCGCCACGCCCGGCACGCCACCCAGCAGCACGCCGCGGCCGCCATAGAGTTTCTCGAGGTACTTGGCGCCTTCCTGCACCGCCATGCGGCCCGCCACCTCGGACATCGGCGTCAGCAGCGGCAGCTCGCGCGTCGAGAGCTCCACCGTCTCGTAGGCGATGCAGGTCGCACCCGAGTCGATGTGCGCCTTCGTCA
Protein-coding sequences here:
- the mrdA gene encoding penicillin-binding protein 2; the protein is MSFHPNAVQERGRIASALLLLVFLVIASAFFRTQVLQGSRFYLKAEENRLRELPVPAPRGNILDRTGRVIAENIPGYAISVLVRNEDSLRVMMRRIGDVVPVTPEQVGAAVRRYRREPVRPVVLFPDASFELVSALEERRVEFPGLIIQSAPKRYYPDGPAVSALVGYTGEISETELGQERYAEYKAGQQVGKDGIERQYEDRLRGREGARFVEVDARGRIVREEARPDLEPEAPPPLYTNIDLDLQRFVYRLFGDSLIGGVVAMEPRSGEVLALHSAPTFDPNQFIGGIPQAYWTQLQEDPRKPLYNKAIKGTYPPGSVWKLQTAIIAMERGLVEIDDHMEVPCTGGLQFGNRFFRCHKPDGHGNVDLAGAIEGSCDVYFYQLGQKIGLQELVAGGIRLGSRERSGIDLPAETRPLFPTDPARQYYDRLFGPQGWSQGVILNLSIGQGENSQTVANMARFYTALATDGEAARPEVVRGEVQRDRLFSLRPEQLQGLQQALTDVVGRGTARGSRLDGIVVAGKTGTAQNAQDAINDHAWFVGYAPAEDPKIVVALMLEFGGHGSRAARLASRIMEHYLKVTVVSLPPTDGD
- a CDS encoding bifunctional folylpolyglutamate synthase/dihydrofolate synthase; this encodes MTDAAYQAALDALFARTTGQWKLGLERVTAFLAECGNPQHRLRVLHIAGTNGKGSVCALLEGALRARGLRVAKYTSPHLVHFRERFVVDGRPVEDALIKAWLERWTPTVDRLGVTFFEATTAMGFQLFADAGVDVAVIETGLGGRLDATNVVHPLVAGVSGIGIDHTEWLGTTRETIAPEKAGIYKQGAPAVVGEPDPEIRALLASEAARRGAAPVRIVADEGSAAAIEVTAVGTRFTWMRGAESFEVVTGLPGRHQAQNAMTALTMLDALPGDLRRPIAEDVPAFRDVTLPGRFSRHGAWIFDVAHNPDGSAVTALTLRAVAPPRPVVALVSVLGDKDWRGMLSALAGEVDHFVLTDAPTAPASRAWVSSEVLEYARSRGWSAEVERDFERALAVAPSRGATVLVTGSFHTVGDALARLQVSPAPR
- the ald gene encoding alanine dehydrogenase, whose protein sequence is MKIGVPKEIKTNENRVSLVPAGAEALVAAGHTVYVEQGAGLGSGFDDAQYTAVGAKILPTADETWAAAEMIIKVKEPIKVEWPRMKKGQTIFTYFHFAADEELTKAHIDSGATCIAYETVELSTRELPLLTPMSEVAGRMAVQEGAKYLEKLYGGRGVLLGGVPGVAPAKVVVIGGGVVGVNAAKMAAGMGAKVIILDTSLPRLRYLNDVMPANVQTIFSNRANILEAISTADLVVGGVLLPGAKAPKLIRREDLKLMQPGSVIVDVAIDQGGCVETIKATTHENPVYTVDGIIHYGVANMPGGVPRTSTLALTNATFPYAFRLANKGWKQALKEDPALLKGLNVVEGKVTYAGVAEAFGMEYHEASKFVK
- a CDS encoding rod shape-determining protein, which translates into the protein MPANAIAVDLGTANTLIYVKGEGIVLNEPSVVAIDRETKKIKGVGLEAKRMLGRTPEGVIAVRPMKDGVIADFDVTEKMLRFFLELIIKNHVFKVKPRVIVCVPSGITEVEKRAVRDSALGAGAKEVFMVAEPMAAAIGVGLPVETPTGNMVIDIGGGTTEIAVIALSGIVSDTSIRTGGDELDASIVQFMRKSYNLLIGEPTAEQIKIQIGSAAPLGEEREMEVKGRDLVSGIPKTVRVHSAEIREAVQEPIQQIVNAVRRALEITPPELASDIVDRGIVMTGGGALIRGLDVLLTQETGLPIHVDEDPLTCVVRGTGRILDDEAKYWSVLST
- the accD gene encoding acetyl-CoA carboxylase, carboxyltransferase subunit beta produces the protein MAWFRKEKKPRPPRAARLEIPPDAWEKCEACDHTDIREKFVRNHNVCPNCDYHRRIRAHEYVALLLDEGSIDEKEADLKSVDPLGFPEYPGRLKKALDKAGESDALLAVGGLMDGMPVNLGVMDFAFMGGSMGSVVGEKIARLGQRSLEKKWPLIIISASGGARMQEGVLSLMQMAKSSAVLAQLGERSIPYVSILTNPTTGGVSASYAMLGDAILAEPGAVIGFAGPRVIKQTLGQDLPEGFQTAEFLLTHGMVDRVVHRHQLKRTVGQLLRHMSGKPAAVGWSSN
- the rodA gene encoding rod shape-determining protein RodA, with the protein product MRHTGSFRSGQGVVPTDWPLVALACALTALGIAMVYSAGQTDVPNFVSGLWRTQLVWAGLGLGVMWGMSRLSVRALEWASLPLYLAALVMLLLLLVIGTGAGTAASTKSWLAIGGVRIGQPAEIAKIATVLMMARVLSAQRVAAASLFGLWRPALIVGIPWLLVMAQPDLGTGLVFIGIFFAMLYWSGVSWPLLLMAASPGVSLVLAFSTGVWGAWFLLLLALVAWKRPSWIESSALVGANVVMGVFAPILWDKLNPYQQRRLLVFLDPSSDPRNSGYHLIQSQVAIGSGGFFGKGFTDGTQKRLAFLPEQHTDFIYAVVGEEFGFFGVALVLSLFAVFLLRTIRIAGRAANPFASLAAFGVTAALFTHILVNVGMTIGLMPITGIPLPFFSYGGSFMLSCWLSVGILVLVSAEGRGRADGLVI
- the mreD gene encoding rod shape-determining protein MreD — encoded protein: MNWSRGILVAVVLVLMVALHFTLRPLLDWRAGVDFLVIGVLLVAVRARPAVASVVGFCVGLVLDAMTPEALGAGALAMTLMAFGASRLKAAFFVDDLALTAVFVFLGKLAFDLISIVAEQRLGGSALVWQLVAWTPASALATALVGLVVAAVLRPALDQRRTR
- a CDS encoding rod shape-determining protein MreC gives rise to the protein MPRGARADSATDTIVAAACVVAALVLLVLPPAPRDAVAGTIRRNLVGPLAMLQERASVAKRALATNDSLRVVADSVAERAMRLSAVEAENSRLRELLGLGRALRWGYTPAEALAIRGLGDDHTLLLSAGAAQGVERLSAVVAADGIVGMIETVDERTSVALVWPHPEFRVSATTLDGNAFGLISAHEGDGAEQWLLELHGVSSRAPLRAGTPVVSSGLGGIFPRGVMIGTILRPLQTGRPWARSYLVRPAVRPSDITSVMVLSRERIGEEVESVWRPEAEALQRRVRAAADSVAAQRARSAQPSPAAADTLPPASAAASDSSSAASPVPTPIGREQP